In the Kribbella sp. NBC_00482 genome, one interval contains:
- the adh gene encoding aldehyde dehydrogenase, whose product MTIFAAPGQDGSPVSFKARYDHYIGGEWVPPVKGGYFENPTPVTGENFTEIARGTADDVERALDAAHGAAPGWGRTSPAERANVLNKIADRIEANLELLAVAESWDNGKAVRETLAADLPLAIDHFRYFAGALRAQEGSVSVIDDDTIAYHFHEPLGVVAQIIPWNFPILMAVWKLAPALAAGNAVVLKPAEQTPASIHVLLELIHDLLPPGVLNVVNGFGVEAGKPLASSNRVAKVAFTGETTTGRLIMQYASENIIPVTLELGGKSPNVFFADVASSRDDFYDKALEGFTMFALNQGEVCTCPSRALIQSSIYDSFLGDAVARTQAIKLGNPLDTDTMMGAQASNDQYEKILAYLEIGRAEGARVVTGGARAELEGDLAGGYYIQPTVFEGDNKMRIFQEEIFGPVVAVTKFDDYADAMKIANDTLYGLGAGVWSRDINTAYRAGREIQAGRVWTNNYHAYPAHAAFGGYKNSGIGRENHKMMLDHYQQTKNLLVSYSPSKLGFF is encoded by the coding sequence ATGACGATCTTCGCAGCTCCTGGGCAGGATGGCAGCCCGGTCAGTTTCAAGGCGCGCTACGACCACTACATCGGCGGCGAGTGGGTGCCGCCGGTCAAGGGCGGGTACTTCGAGAACCCCACTCCCGTCACCGGTGAGAACTTCACCGAGATCGCTCGCGGTACGGCGGACGACGTCGAGCGCGCCCTCGACGCCGCCCACGGTGCCGCGCCGGGCTGGGGACGGACGTCACCGGCCGAACGGGCGAACGTCCTGAACAAGATCGCCGACCGGATCGAGGCCAACCTCGAACTGCTCGCGGTCGCCGAGTCCTGGGACAACGGCAAGGCCGTTCGCGAGACGCTGGCCGCCGACCTGCCGCTGGCGATCGACCACTTCCGGTACTTCGCCGGCGCGCTGCGGGCCCAGGAGGGCTCGGTGTCGGTGATCGACGACGACACGATCGCCTACCACTTCCACGAGCCGCTCGGTGTGGTCGCGCAGATCATCCCGTGGAACTTCCCGATCCTGATGGCGGTCTGGAAACTGGCGCCGGCGCTCGCGGCCGGCAATGCCGTCGTACTCAAGCCGGCCGAGCAGACCCCTGCCTCGATCCACGTGCTGCTCGAACTGATCCACGACCTGCTGCCGCCCGGCGTGCTCAACGTCGTCAACGGATTCGGGGTCGAGGCCGGCAAACCGCTTGCCTCGAGCAACAGAGTCGCCAAGGTCGCGTTCACTGGTGAGACCACGACCGGCCGGCTGATCATGCAGTACGCGTCCGAGAACATCATCCCGGTGACGCTCGAGCTCGGCGGCAAGAGCCCGAACGTGTTCTTCGCCGACGTCGCGTCGTCCCGGGACGACTTCTACGACAAGGCGCTCGAGGGTTTCACGATGTTCGCGCTGAACCAGGGCGAGGTCTGCACCTGCCCGTCGCGGGCGCTGATCCAGTCGTCCATCTACGACTCGTTCCTGGGCGACGCGGTGGCCCGGACGCAGGCGATCAAGCTCGGCAACCCGCTCGACACCGACACGATGATGGGCGCGCAGGCCAGCAACGACCAGTACGAGAAGATCCTCGCCTACCTCGAGATCGGTCGCGCCGAGGGCGCCCGGGTCGTGACCGGCGGAGCTCGCGCGGAACTGGAAGGCGACCTCGCCGGCGGGTACTACATCCAGCCGACGGTCTTCGAGGGCGACAACAAGATGCGGATCTTCCAGGAGGAGATCTTCGGCCCGGTCGTCGCGGTCACGAAGTTCGACGACTACGCCGACGCGATGAAGATCGCCAACGACACGCTGTACGGACTCGGGGCGGGCGTCTGGTCGCGGGACATCAACACGGCGTACCGGGCCGGCCGGGAGATCCAGGCCGGGCGGGTCTGGACGAACAACTACCACGCGTACCCGGCGCACGCGGCGTTCGGCGGGTACAAGAACTCCGGCATCGGCCGGGAGAACCACAAGATGATGCTCGACCACTACCAGCAGACCAAGAACCTGCTGGTCAGCTACAGCCCGTCGAAGCTCGGCTTCTTCTGA